From the Hoplias malabaricus isolate fHopMal1 chromosome 6, fHopMal1.hap1, whole genome shotgun sequence genome, the window TGGCTTAACCActgtgaatgattttttttcttttttcttttaacatgAATTGTAAATCATTCCcttgaattaaataaaatgtgcatgTGAATTACTATTTAGTTTCCttgaattaaataaaacctGTGCTCAAATACGTTCACTCtattttaaaatttagttttACTACATAGTGGCCCCTACATAGTGTTCATTtaactttattaaattattaatattcattgaAGAAGCAGGAATGTTGTCTCACACGCATTTGTTTGTCATGGTTCTCGTTTCCTTGTCGCCACAACATGCACAAAAGGCATTTGTCAAAAAAAGTTATCTCTGAATATTATAATTTCCTTTTTAGTCAAAAGGGAAGGACCACTGAATTATTACACATTATAggcttctgttttgttttgctttagaCATAGACATTGTCATGGATATTTATATCATCAGATAtcagtcattcattttctgtaaccacctATCTATTGCAGGGCAGTGGCAGGTCTGGAGCCAATCCAgaaccactgggcacaaggcaggaacacaccctggatgggggcATCAGCCccccacagggcgacacacactcacattcactcatacgctcacacctatgtacacttttgagtccaaagtgtgtttttggaccgtgggaggaaaccagagcacccagagaaaacccacacggacacggggagaacacaccaaactcctcgcagacagtcaccaggagcgggactcgaacccacaacctccaggtccctggagctgtctgacagcgacactacctgctgcaccaccgtgccgctctcaTCAGATATCATTCAGTGTaaaagacagagacagtttgtgtttgtgtaaagttaCTCACTCTTGAAGGTAGAAATCTCTCCAGTATGCATGTGCTGTCCAAAAGTCTTTGGGCACTAAGCTGTTACTCAGGAATTCATTAGCCAATGACAATGTGCCACTGAAAAATCCTGCCTGTGCGTTCCCTAAAAAAGATGCAAGGTAGTGATCCACCTGACAGTGAGAGTTGACATGCACACTCTGCCTAGATGGAACAAGATTCACATGCTACTTTCCAAAGCCCAGTTTATCTTGTTGTGACATGAGCACTGCAGACAGCAATAGGCAAAGAATTGTAATGATAAATTATAAAGTGAGGCTTAGCTAAGCTACAACCCTCAGCAAAGGATGCTAATTAACTTGTAGGTGTTCAGACACAGTGTAAGGGTCTTTGGGCTTTTGTGGCGTGTTAAAACAAAGAATTCATCCAACTCTCTTGGAATCTCATGTCGGAGAACATGCAAAGTTATTTTGGCAGTTCTTTCTTTGTTGGGGCAAGAAATCCTTGTCATTGCACTCTCAGAGAAAATGTACGGttgaggtacattattgttcctAAAGGTACTatcagtgtaaatgtatttttaaaggtacaacagtggtgtccagttgtgttccctaaagttacattgcattctccagaaggagtggtgaatatttgtaatatttcattatagaactttGTAAAATATAAGAACATATGATAAGTCCTGGAAACAAAACtaggtgtatgaaatcaacacaacttaatCTACAAATATGGAATATGGTACAACAATCTTCCCTaactaaataataatatgtacctttgagggtaccaccacagtgacacttTCTGAGAGGAAGTCTGTAAAACTCATAACAGAAGTGTATTTTAAGTGAAGAATTTACCTCAGGAAAGTCACTGAAATAATTTCCTTATTTTGTTGCATAACACTTCTACATCCTTCAAAAAATTGattttgaaaatgtacaaatgatatattttgcaTTAAAATTGGAAAACAatagggaaaaaaaattaaatatcccATTTATAAATGGATTTTTACATTTGCTCTCTGAATTACAAAGTTGGTAGAGATATTATTAGTCAAATACAAAATTTCACCCTTTAGCCCTACCATTTTGCCCAGGGGTGGGTGGGTCTCAGttcttgttgggaaagaggGTAGGCCTGAGGTGGTGGGTTATATACCCATTCAAAATGAAGATTTTCAGTTGCACACTTCCAACGAAAGGCTATGAATGCCTAGTGATTCATCAGCAAAATAGCAGCCCAAGCGACTATATAAAGCCAGACATGTCTGAGTTTTCTCCTTTCAAACTATGACAACCATTATGTTATCTTAGATTCATGTATTCCCAATGCACTGTGTCTGtttacttcataacaagcataacATATCACTAGTAGTTAGCTGGTGTCTCAGAatgtccagttccaccttaaattctgaaGCAATAAATTCTAGCATCTCTGGTTAGTAAAGCATTTAGGGTGAAACTGGAAGTTTCAACAAAAAGTGGCCAAACACCCAattgaattcagcttcatatatCAGATTAGGACTGGGTTATAATATGATTGTGGAACACTTTTGAAGACTTAtggtgccctaaatttaactacATTAAAATCCCAAGCATTTTTCTTGTATCATTGTAAACCTTGCAGCAGATCGGCTTGAAGTTCTGctcttttttttgtgttctggcCATGTATCAGCCTGTTGAAGTGTTGTCCTGTTTCATAGgggaagattttaaacactgcactCTGTAACTCTGTTCCAAGGGGCAAGATAACACTTGAAAATGAGAGGTGGGGGTAAAAATAAGATATGGATTTCACCCTAAAAGTCTGGTGAAATCATACACAGGGATAAAAGGCAAATGTGGCCTTTTCCTCCAATATTTGTCATGTGTGGCAAGAACAAAATGCATTAAACCATGAATCACACTTCTCTGCAGTTCAGGAAGGGTTCATGTGACAACGTGTATAACTCTCCTCAAACTTGTGTGGTTTTCATAatttacttttgtttttaacGTTCTTATTTTGTGCTTTCTGTCAAAATGTCTGTGgcctttatttctattttttgtttcctttatttctttgtttttggccATATTCCCATTTCAGAGAACAAACTCCTCTAACTGATGAACAGTTGGTAGCAGGGTAAGATCAAACCATTCTAAACcacctttccttttattttttttagaacacTCCATATTTGTTTACCTTTCCTCCCTTGTTGTTTTGtcttgcttatttatttatttacacaatataTTTCCTGTTTTGTGTGTCATATGCAATCCAGCCCAAATCTTCCATGGTTAAATCAAGGTGAATAGCATAGGTTTCTGTGCttgaaaaaatatgaaaattccTGGAAGCACAAATGTTGTTGTAATTTCAAATGTGGGCTTGTAATTAAAACTAGGGGATAATTTTGCTGTGACAATTGCTTTCGAATTATTCTTGAAATAAATCATGAAAGGGTGCCTTGGTAAAGCAGCACACACTTAACACAAACTCACCAAGCACATGGCGACTCACAACTTtggtttcttttcatttttcttgGCGAACAATTTCACCACTGGTCCGGACTAAAGGTCTGAATGGGGCCACTGGCTTTTTTTGTAATTTGCACCATTGGGCCTTTTTGGGGGTTGACTCACATTGTAATTAAATGCGTTAAACTGAATGGATGATTTAAGCCTAGAGCATGAGCAGAGCAAGCATGAGTCTGTCATCTCATCCTGAAGACTGCTCCTCTGTCCGAGACTCTCCTCTGCTGAGTTCCAGTTAATCATTTTCAGGCTTAGCCCAGATGATTTGTCTTGTTTGTCCTCTACATTCCCTAGAATGGGGTTTGACCCCATAATCCATAGTTTGCTTTAGTTTAGCCCTTGTAAGCCAATCAAACCTTGCTGGATGACTGGGAAATGAATTAAAGGGTCCCTCCTGCCATATGCCGTAGTACATTGTCCTCTTATTGCGTTTTGTCTTCTTTTTCTCAAAAGGTTCTCAGATATTATTCTTGCGACCATCTTGGCCACCAAGTCAGACATGTGCGGTAAAAAGTTTGAACTGAAGATTGACAATGTGCGCTTCGTTGGGCATCCTACCCTCCTGCAGTCCCCACACACCATTCAGGTGAGAAACGAATGGCAAGAAGTACAAGTAATACGTTTACATTATGTAAACATACAAAAATACAACTGAAATCCAGAGAGGTTGACTTCTCCTGGCCATAAGGCTATGTTTATGAGAGCAGTGGCAGACAAGGGGCAAAATGAGATTTTAGCCTAAGTGCTCCACCTACTGGTTGAAAGTCAACTTGGTGTGCGGTTGCAGCTAATTCTACTGCCACTACAAATTTCTATGTGGAATATTTAGGCAGTAGAGCTGCATAGTAATTAATGACCCTTAGTGAATTTGCTATGTTGCTATTGCTAGTAACAGTATAAAAATTATCTTCCTATTTTACTTGAGCAAACCCATTTTCCCTCTCTTCCATTTTATgcagattttttaaatatatattattggatatatatatatatatatatatatatatatatatatatatatatatatatatatatatatatatatatatatatatatatattattagtcTCTACAGCTTTACCAGTATAATGTGTTTTCCCTCTGCATGTTGTATATGATGTTTTTCTCAAATTTTAATAGGCTTTAGATATTTTTGCTATATATATCCTTTacagaaattaaataaacaaataatacatttttctttcataGGTCTCAAAGACAGACCCATCACCCAAAAGAGAAATGCCCACCATGATCTTGTTTAGTGTTGTGTTTGCATTAAGGGTAAGAAAAGTTCTAGtacagaagtcttaggcacctaagataattatatatatttaaactaatgccttctcagtaagtgtggtgcttgtataaagttatatataatcacagtaaatacaaaaataataatatataacaaataagTAATGTAAGAGgtattttttctataaagtagtaggtgtgagtgagtttggaaaacaatgttttattcaGATTCTCATTGATTACATGAATTAGTTAAAaatttaaaccaacacattcacacagaatatcacactcagtggaataatgttatttgttttttttttctaatgttggccgtaatttgttatttgtttgatttttagcaaataaacacttactgttcagataaatagctttttaactctcataatctctggtgtctaaaaccacacacatatatatgtgtatatgtgtgtgtgtgtttgtgtgtgtgtgttttgaacatATGTAATACTTCATGTGTAAAGGTTTGAAATATTTTACTTATAGTTATTTCCAGTTTTTTATGATTGTTTTGGTTAGTATTTAAAAGGAcacaatttaataataatttaataatttctgACATCTCTGTGCTCTCCTTGGTCACAGTATGGATTTAATGAATACCACCATCAGCACatttgatattatttttaatgttactaAATGCTGATTAGCCCAAAATGCACTGCAATTACGAATATCAACTTGGAAATGGCTAAAttgtattcttttttatttttctttttaatagtGTTTGGTTTAGTTTGGTGGGAACATAAACGGGCATTTTCTTACCACTCCTGGGGCACTTTGCCCATTCTGACTCAGCAAAAGTGCTCCAGGAATCTGCAAGTGGGTTTACTTCATTAGCTTTAGTTGCAATTTTATTTTGGATTAGTTATTCATTAGACATGTATTTTCTTATTAAAACATCAGTTTGAAAttctgttaattttttttatattaaaagaaTATTAAGGTCACTTGTCCACATTGacacacattattttaataattaaataaccaCTTAACTTTACTTTGTGTAatcacaaaataatttaatacagTTATGAACTGCTTATAGATATTAGAATTAATTTGATATCTGCTTTTTTATGATAAGCAGGTTTGTTTTCCCAAATTAAAGGTACATGATCATTTTGAAAAACGTTATTGTTTTAAACAGTTTGTCTTATTTCTGATATCACAATACGTGCATATAACGCATTTAAATTATGgcagtatatttttaaaggtatatttGTACATTGTGCCTTCAGTTCTGCAAGCTTTGCTTACAACAATACAAACTGAACAGCTTTTTATATTAGTGAGGTTTGTATAGAAAAATAAGTCCTTTATTAAaaagttataataaaataaaagggttTAATGATTCTAAACATTAATGGAAAAGGGAAATGTGTACATGTGCAAAAGTATTTGGGCTCATgacataaatattttatgtttgatCTTAAAATGTTTACTCAAATTTATGCCTCACCCATGAATCAGCTTTTTGTGGGGTTAGGCTGACCTGGTTCCCAGAAAGGGAGTGGGCTTTGATAAGCCCCCTGGCCTGCTGTCTATCAGAAAGGTGGAGTTGTGGCCAGAGCTCACCTCTCTGCTTAGTCAGGCTCCCCCACCCTCACCCCTGCCCCTAGTGCCATCATGACTCAGCAAACTTAGTGCTTGGTCAACTTATCCTCTGCCAATTGCAGAGTCATGCCTCTATCAGGGGTCTGCAtgccccctcccctccccaccACCTCTCCCTAAGGCTCCCTGCCCACCTTGAGTCAGCAAATTACCCCAGAACTTAGCAAGCCTATTTACTCAAAATGATAGTtctaatttcatttaaaaaagtggTTAAACTAGTTGTGCATTTCATTACACATAAAGATTATCTGTAAAGTAATGAACTGCAAAGTTATTTAGAAAAATGGAAGCGTAATGCAGTCAGATTTCTCAGATAGTGTGTtctgcttttaaatttttttattaatgtgttaatgtagcataaaataagaaattaaaagtattttaaatatgtaatgatTATTGAATTAAAGGAAAGTAATACCACCAGAAAAAAAAGTTATGTTACATCATCATAGTACAACAGTACATAACACAGTTGAATATACTTActagtaattttttttttagataccAATATATGTATAGTACTGTACAAATTTTTAGGCatcagagattatgagatttaaaaagatattgatctgagcagtaagtgtttatttgctaaaaacaaacaaacaaacaaaaacccaaagaaacaacaaataacacccaacattaaaaaacaaaaacaaataacattattccactGAGTAtgatattctgtgtgaatgtgtcggTTTAACTTCCCTCCTTGTGGactctgtattatttgaggttattatccaatacctagttttaccggttaataaataatgattttaaataatgtgtgctgttgatttaactaATTCATgtaatcaaggagaatctgaataaaacattgttttccaaactcactcacacctactattTTATAgaattgtattttatatttcttatttattttatattattattttttgtatttacaatgattatatatgaatgtatataaGCACaacacttactgagaaggcattattttaaatatatatatatatatatatatatatatatgtatgtgtgtgtgtgtatcttaggtgcctaagacctctgcacagtactgtatgtatTATTGTTTTACATCTAgtgataattaaaatataatgtaaacatattatatataatgtaaacatATTATATATAGATTACTCTGACATGCAGTATCTAATAATAAAAGGCCTGCTATTCggagtcaatcaatcaattaatcaattctaacaattttgtatttataaagTAATTTCCAAATTGCAGATTTGGAAATAAATGATACATAAACGTAATTTGATAATCCATAGGACACATTTAAAACTAATCATTTGTACTGTAAGATAAGCAGtctttcttttaaatatgtgtgtttgtgtatgtggttttaaaggggaGGACAGCCCACtttaaatacaaatgcaaaTACAATCCTTATTTGCAAATTAGTACTCATAAGGTGGTTATCATAATCACTCTCTTGAAACTCTGTTGCAGACTTGTTTTTCTGTTATGCtattcatatctctctctctctctctctctctgtctgtctgtgtctctcaccGGCAATTCCCTCTCATACTGTCCCTGCCCCCCCACTCTCTACTGCCTCATACAGGCCAATGCTGACCCTTCAGTGATCAGTTGTATGCATAACCTGTCCAGGCGCATTGCCATTGCACTGCAGCATGAGGAGCGCAGGTGTCAGTACCTCACCAGAGAGGCCAAGCTCATGCTTGCCATGCAGGATGAGGTCACTACTATAACTGAAAGTGAGTCATAGCAACCAAACTCAGCAAGCCAACTCAGTGACCAAATTAACTTGAACTTCCTGTCTGAAGACCTAAGGGGCCCATGGGGCAAGCTTTTTCAGTCCAATGCATTTCTTCTGAGTATGCAAAAGCCATCCAAAAAAATTATTAAgatcatgtttatttataacCAGATTAAATAATGCATTgagctttataaaaaaaaaaagctgtccttCATCCCAaaccattttaataaataaatgtgaggAGAGAGTACATAGTTAATTTACTGCTAAATATTGTTAAGGCTAAGTGCTCCTTCACACCAGGTGTAATCTTATTTTCTGTGACACTAAGTCCTTTAAAACCCTGATCAGTTTTAATTTATAATTGCAGGGAAACCTATGTATTTTACTTATAGTGGAATCTGAAATGGAATAGATATGGTTTGCCTGTTTGTGGTTTGACTGTATGTGAATATTAATAAAagacacaaaaaacaaaacaaaattgtgCAATGAATGTATGTTGTATCTATTGGAAAGGCCAGGATCATCAACAAAGCTCATGTGATAATTATTCATATTTGTACAGCGGATGGCACGCCTCAGTCACCGTTTCGACACATCCTTCCTAAATGTAAACTTGCAAGAGACCTGAAAGAAGCCTATGATAGGTGAGTCCTCTTCAAGCACTGTTTCATTTCCCTTTTCTCCCCTAACAGTAATAGTCTGAAAATATGGGTGGGACTTTTAAGTGTGCTGTTATTTTGGTAATGTAAGATAGTGAAATAATAGGATTTTTTCAATCCTCAGCCTGTGCACCACTGGAGTTGTACGTCTTCACATCAACAACTGGCTGGAGGTCAGCTTCTGTCTGCCCCACAAGATCCACCAAGTTGGAGGGAATCACATACCCCCAGAGGCCCTGGAGCGCAGTCTCAAAGCCATCCGGTGAGGGGCCTCTCTATGCTGTGAAGTGGCAGAATGCTCAAAATGTGGAGGAAAGCACCTCTAGTGGTCAAAGTCTACTTCTGCTCATTAATGCTTCTCATAAATGTGTCTTTTCCAGCACATGAGCCTGATCTGCTGAATAATATGCCAGATtgtaatagaaataaaaatctgTTGCAGTAATGAAAGCAAGCAGAACATTTGGTTTTTAAATATAGTTTAGACatagtttatttaattttgaattatattaaatattgattgattttaaataataatgataaaattaaaaaaaacaaagcagaatgcGATCTTTAATTAAGGAACAAAAAAAGACATCTAACTGTTTTATACGGTATTGCCGTTCTCTTTTGTCTCTCTGTGGAGGGTCAAGATTAGGTTTGGCATAGAATTGCATGTGTGTTGTCGTTACAGGCCGTACCATGCATTGATGCTGCTGGACAGTGAGAAAGCCCTGCTGGCTCAGCTCCCTCTCGACTGTTCTCCTGCTCTAGTGCGACTTGTCAAAATCTGTTCGGCCATGAAGAACCTGCAGCAGCTGGCCCAGGACGCTGACCTGGCTCTCCTGCAGGTGACTCAGCACAGTTTCAGTTAACGTCATGtatattacaaaaaatatatgttgttATTTTTGGTTAGTCTGATTTTCTAGTTCTGGACCTGCTCTCACTGGCAGACTATTAGGAATTGTACTATTTAAACCATGTATTTAATTTGATAGTATAATATGAAAAATGCAATATTAACATCAAACTTAACTTTCAGTAGTTAACAAGTGTCCAGTGACATTTACTCTGCAATAATTGATGTTAAAGTGCCACCTAGTGGGCGAGATGTAACAAAATCAACTGGAATTGTAGAGGGCTGTAACCCAGCAAAGATTGTTTAGTTCCCTGCTCATGTATGcctcatttaattaaaaaaatatatttttttgggcCCATATTGGTCTTTTAGAGCAATGAAATCGTTACAGTTTTCTGATCATCTGGTCATCAGTTCATATCCCCAGTTTCAGGGCATGTTATgagtaaaatgttttaatacgTTTTCTATCTTTACATTGTTCAACGTCTGAAAAGGGCAAGGTCTTCTTGAATAAGATGAGTTTTAGGTCTCtaaggaaaaatatatttaaaacattttgcagCATTGTATGGGAAAATGCACAAAAAATCTGGCATTAGGTTGTGTTCTCTCATAACAGTACAGGTTTACCAAATTAACAAGTATTACCTTGTGAATAATCTGTTCTCTGATGCCCCCCACAGGTCTTTCAAATAGCTGCTCATTTGGTGTACTGGGGTAAAGCCATCATTGTGTATCCATTATGTGAAAACAATGTATATATGCTCTCTCCACATGCCAACATCAGTCTGTGAGTGCAAATCCTCTTTTATATATCCATCCATATTTAAAGTGCACATTTTGTGAAACGTTTCTGTAAAACATCTGAAATCTCTTGTCCCATCGTAGATATTCTACACTGGCTCAGCAGTTTGCTCAGCAGTTTCCAGGTCACGATCTTCCTTCCATGTTAGCCAAGTTCTCTTTACCTGTGTCACTCTCTGAGTTCCGAAACCCTCTTGATGCTCTTGTACATGAGGTCAGTACTGTAAGAGTGCACACCTACTtcactcattgttcattttatcagctccactgtccatttAGGGGCACTtggtagttctacacttacagaatgtagtccaccTCTTATTcccactttcaccctgctcctcagtggtcaggacccccataagaccaccacagagcaggtatgatttattTGGTGGATCAGTGTCAGtgatgatgtgttagtgtgtgttgccctggtatgagtggatcagacaacgCAGTGTgtctcaagtttttaaacattgtccactctgttagacgcacctacctcgttggtccactatgtggatgtaaagtcagagacagtagctcatataCACATCTAGTGATGGtcatccttcatcagtggacacaggacatgCTGTTGACTGGAtagttttggttggtggactgttttCAGTCCAGCGGTGATACTTAGGTCTTTAAAACCTTTTaatttgtctgatccacttgtactagcacaacacataaaaacacatcaGCACCATATCTTTGTcattgcagcgctgagaataacCCACCAACCAAATCATATTTGCACTGTGGGGTACTtgatcattgaagagcagggtgaaatggagatATGTGACAGGCAGTTAGTTCTAGTTTTATAGTATGGAAAATGATGAATCATCCCTTGGCCACCTCCCAGTCAAAGCCAACGTTAAAGGGATTCAGTTACACTGACAAATAATCTTGCCCAATTTTTCAGtcttatgtttaaataaaataagctaATTTTGCAGTGTTTTACAGTGAGGCAGTGGTACTGTGTATTTTGATGCTATGGAACTGTGGAATGGCTTTTGTGATCTAGGGTTAATAATTTAATGcaagtacctgacctcaccaatGTTATTGTAGCTGATGATTTAGCAAAGAAAAAGGCAGTGCCAAATTATTAGCACTATTGTCCCGGGTTAAGGTATCTCTCCTGAAAATTCTTGTTTTTTCCTCATGGCCCAGGCCCAGCTGATCCAGATGGTGGTGTGGATGTTGCAGCACCGGTTGCTGATCCAGCTGCACACATATGTGTGCCTACTGGTGCCACCCAGTGAGGAGCAGCCAGGTCCACCGGAAGATGATCCACTTCCGGCAAACCGCATGACTGGCCGCAGCCTGAGCACACCCAGTGCCCTCAGCTTTGGGTCTCCGAGTATGTCCCCTCACTGCCTGACTTGGCTTCAGTGCATGTGGTGACGTTCTTACTAGCCTAACCAGCCTAttcctttttcattttccagcCAGCAGTGACGACATGACGCTGACAAGTCCCAGCATGGACAACTCTAGTGCAGAACTATTGCCAGGAGGAGACTCTCCCCTTAATAAGCGGATGACAGAGACATTGCTAGCGAGCCTGACAGAGCACGAGCGGCAGGCCATCCTCAGTGTGCCAGCTGCACAGAACCCTGAAGACCTTCGCATGTTCGCCAGGTATCAGATACGCTAATACAATGTTACTTTGGTTTAGTTTTAATCTTAGTCTTTTGACTAAAATAAACGGAAGCCCTGAAGATCAAGCTGAACAAAAAAGTTTAATGTAAGATCCTGACACTAAGATCCACATTATTGTTTTCTGCCTGTTATACACACCAAATCAgttgaaaaaatatttcaagCATCTCTTGTACAACGTACAATTAGAAGAAGAGCTGAATAACTTGTCTCTTCTGTGGCGGTATGACAGTCAGTTTGCTCGCGTTTTCGCTGTGGGAACTGTATTGAGTTGGATTGCTCCCTTGTGGTcaaagctggtataaaaaataaataaataaataaataaaaaatcatcatatatatatatatatatatatatatatatatatatatatatatatatatatatatatatatatatatatatatgcatgctTTTGGTGTCTAAAATTGATgcttgaaatatattttcaattgatttggtgtgtataacaggcagaaaaaa encodes:
- the nprl3 gene encoding GATOR complex protein NPRL3 isoform X1, which gives rise to MYKQSSIDLDPRSTPRQPDIFLHKNGEKNSPISVILVSSGSRGNKLLFRYPFLKVPENTSSAATKQRSPYVLSTTVDATDDPDGDSREQTPLTDEQLVAGFSDIILATILATKSDMCGKKFELKIDNVRFVGHPTLLQSPHTIQVSKTDPSPKREMPTMILFSVVFALRANADPSVISCMHNLSRRIAIALQHEERRCQYLTREAKLMLAMQDEVTTITETDGTPQSPFRHILPKCKLARDLKEAYDSLCTTGVVRLHINNWLEVSFCLPHKIHQVGGNHIPPEALERSLKAIRPYHALMLLDSEKALLAQLPLDCSPALVRLVKICSAMKNLQQLAQDADLALLQVFQIAAHLVYWGKAIIVYPLCENNVYMLSPHANISLYSTLAQQFAQQFPGHDLPSMLAKFSLPVSLSEFRNPLDALVHEAQLIQMVVWMLQHRLLIQLHTYVCLLVPPSEEQPGPPEDDPLPANRMTGRSLSTPSALSFGSPTSSDDMTLTSPSMDNSSAELLPGGDSPLNKRMTETLLASLTEHERQAILSVPAAQNPEDLRMFARLLQYFRGHHHLEEIMYNENMRRSQLKTLFDKFRNVLVVTNHEDPIISLFQSPPE
- the nprl3 gene encoding GATOR complex protein NPRL3 isoform X2 — encoded protein: MYKQSSIDLDPRSTPRQPDIFLHKNGEKNSPISVILVSSGSRGNKLLFRYPFLKVPENTSSAATKQRSPYVLSTTVDATDDPDGDSRFSDIILATILATKSDMCGKKFELKIDNVRFVGHPTLLQSPHTIQVSKTDPSPKREMPTMILFSVVFALRANADPSVISCMHNLSRRIAIALQHEERRCQYLTREAKLMLAMQDEVTTITETDGTPQSPFRHILPKCKLARDLKEAYDSLCTTGVVRLHINNWLEVSFCLPHKIHQVGGNHIPPEALERSLKAIRPYHALMLLDSEKALLAQLPLDCSPALVRLVKICSAMKNLQQLAQDADLALLQVFQIAAHLVYWGKAIIVYPLCENNVYMLSPHANISLYSTLAQQFAQQFPGHDLPSMLAKFSLPVSLSEFRNPLDALVHEAQLIQMVVWMLQHRLLIQLHTYVCLLVPPSEEQPGPPEDDPLPANRMTGRSLSTPSALSFGSPTSSDDMTLTSPSMDNSSAELLPGGDSPLNKRMTETLLASLTEHERQAILSVPAAQNPEDLRMFARLLQYFRGHHHLEEIMYNENMRRSQLKTLFDKFRNVLVVTNHEDPIISLFQSPPE